GCGTCCTTCTTTATAAACTTTCTCACATTATCATCTAAGGACAACATCACCTTAACCGTCGTATCGTTAACGATCTCTATATTCTCAACCACGCCAACATTGATACCGGCAAAGCGGGCATTGTTACCTACCTGCAGGCCGCTTACGTTTTTGAACATGCCGTGCACGTGGAACGTGGTCGAAAACAAGCCTCTCTTGTTCCCTATAAGGAATATACCGGCTACCAGCACGGCCAAGCCTGCCAGTACAAACCCACCGATCTTTATTTTTTGTCCCGAAGTGGTTCTCATAACTGTAGTTTTAAAAAAATGATCTGACAAACTCGTCCTTCGACTTTTTCAGGCTGTCGAACGTGCCTTCAGCTATATATTCGCCTTCATCCATAACCACAACCCTGTCGGCGGTTATGCTTGCGCATTCCATGTCGTGAGTAATGATGATGGACGTAGTTTTATACTTTTTTTGCATCTCCAGGATCAGCTGGCTGATCTCGCGCGAGGTTATCGGATCAAGGCCGGTGGTTGGCTCGTCGTACAACATGATCTCGGGCTTAACTATCAGCGTTCGCGCCAGGCCGGCGCGCTTACGCATTCCGCCCGACAGGTCTGAGGGCATCTTATCTACCGCATCAGCAAGACCCACACTTTCAAGCACATCCTCCACCCTTTGATCTATTTCTGCCCTGTCTTTTAGCTTAAGCACCCTGGTCAAAGGGAATTCCATGTTCTCACGCACCGTCATCGAATCGTATAATGCCGCCCCCTGGAACAAAAAGCCTATTTTGGTTCGCAATTCTTTCAACTGCCGCTCATTCATTTCCGCCACCTCTTCACCAAAAACAGTCAGGGTTCCTTCATCCGGTATAAGTTTACCCACGATACATTCGATGGTAACAGATTTTCCTTCACCCGATTTACCGAGCACCACCACATTCTCACCTCGTTTTACATCGAGGTTTATGTTCTTTAAAACCTCATGTTCACCGAATGACTTTTTGAGTCCCTTAATATGGATAACGACCTCATCCTTTTTTTCGGATGATTTCTTTTGTTCCCGGGTATGTTTCTCCGCGTGTTCCATATCAATGATAGATCAAAATACTGCTTATCTGCACCACAATGGCGTCGATAACGAATATCCAGAGCGAAGCTGCTACAACCGCAGAATTGGCGGCAAGTCCTACACTCTCGGTCCCTTTGTTGGAATTATAGCCCTTATAGCAGCCTATAAAGCCAATAACAAAACCAAAAAATATGGTTTTAATAAAAGCGGGAAGAAAATCGCTGAAATCTATAGAGCCAACGCATTTATGAAAATAAAGCAACAAGCTTACATTGCCTGTAATATTGATGGCTAAGAAGCCCCCCAGAAGGCCAAGCACGTCGCCTAATAGCGTAAGCAGGGGCACCATTAAGGTTGTCGCCAATATTCGTGTAACAACAAGGTATTGCATGGGGTTGGCGCCGGATATATCCATCGCATCTATCTGCTCTGTCACCTTCATGCTGCCCAATTCGGCGCCTATACCCGAGGATATTTTACCGGCGCAAATAATAGCGGTAATAACGGGTCCTATTTCGCGGATAATAGAGACAGCAAGCGTTTTGGGCAGCATACTCTCCGCCCCAAAATCAACAAGGGTTGGCCTCAGCTGTAATGCTAAAACCAACCCCATTATAAATGCTGTAGTACCTACCAGCGTAAATGATTTGTAACCTATCTCGTAGCATTGGCGAACAAACTCCGACCATTCGAACCCGCCCCGGAACATATTCCTGAAAAATCCTTTCAGAAATATCACCTGGTCGCCGCTGCTTTCAAGCCATCTCTTCCACTTTGGTAATGCCTGGTCTGTCATTGGTTATTCGTATAGTGCCTGTTATAAACAATTCAAAATCAAATTGTTTTAAGCCCAATAACATTTAACCCGGCAAGCCAGTTTGTTTTTATCTCATCGGAACTTCTATAATTAGCAGACGGGACTGCGATTTGGTTTCAATGGTAAAGGAACTTGTATCATAAACACCAATTGCGTCCCTTTTGTTTAAAACACTACCATCAACTTCCGATCCGCCTTCAACCTGCAATACATACGCGCCGTTGCCGGGTACTTTTATATCGTATTGTACCGTTTTGCCGGCTTCAAAATCGCCGAAAGAAATAGCAGCATCCTGGTTGATGAACAGTGTATCTGCATCCTTGTCGCCTGAAACCACTGTTGTCA
Above is a window of Mucilaginibacter ginsenosidivorans DNA encoding:
- a CDS encoding ABC transporter ATP-binding protein, producing the protein MEHAEKHTREQKKSSEKKDEVVIHIKGLKKSFGEHEVLKNINLDVKRGENVVVLGKSGEGKSVTIECIVGKLIPDEGTLTVFGEEVAEMNERQLKELRTKIGFLFQGAALYDSMTVRENMEFPLTRVLKLKDRAEIDQRVEDVLESVGLADAVDKMPSDLSGGMRKRAGLARTLIVKPEIMLYDEPTTGLDPITSREISQLILEMQKKYKTTSIIITHDMECASITADRVVVMDEGEYIAEGTFDSLKKSKDEFVRSFF
- a CDS encoding MlaE family ABC transporter permease — protein: MTDQALPKWKRWLESSGDQVIFLKGFFRNMFRGGFEWSEFVRQCYEIGYKSFTLVGTTAFIMGLVLALQLRPTLVDFGAESMLPKTLAVSIIREIGPVITAIICAGKISSGIGAELGSMKVTEQIDAMDISGANPMQYLVVTRILATTLMVPLLTLLGDVLGLLGGFLAINITGNVSLLLYFHKCVGSIDFSDFLPAFIKTIFFGFVIGFIGCYKGYNSNKGTESVGLAANSAVVAASLWIFVIDAIVVQISSILIYH